The DNA segment AATCTCGGGAGCAAGGTGGATTGAATTGTACCGTACAGCGGCCACTGCAGTGGGAGCTGTGCTCCAATAAGAATGCGGGCACCCTAGGGCGTGTCGTCAAAGTAATTTCATCCAAATGGCCAGTGCCCGGATCTGGCAGGCAGCCAGGTACGATGCCGTCTTTTTGGCGTAGCGAGTGGCCACTGCCCGCCATTCCTTGAAGTCTCGAAAGCCATTCTCCACC comes from the Chloroflexota bacterium genome and includes:
- a CDS encoding IS5/IS1182 family transposase: VENGFRDFKEWRAVATRYAKKTASYLAACQIRALAIWMKLL